From the Bacteroidota bacterium genome, one window contains:
- a CDS encoding sugar transferase, with product MRDKTLQILKHIVADLFTAGAAWTAFYFFRKVYIESAKYHQHIPIEFGKKFYLGLLIIPFFWFALYASTGAYKDVYRKSRLKELGQTLLISLIGVIVIFFTLILDDEIITYKTYYESFLAIFSLHFLFTFSVRFLLVSNTVHKVHNRIIGFNTLLVGSNEEAWKIFNEMESQKKSSGNKFIGFVMVDDKNGYSHKLQQKVSCLGNINNIQSSIREKNVEEVIIAIESSEHESLGKIISELEDTSASIKIIPDMYDILSGQVKMGNVLGTPLIEISREIMPVWQQTLKRMIDIVVSVFVLVIFSPVFAVVSLIVKFGSPGKIIYSHERIGRHGVPFMIHKFRSMVDNAEENGPQLSSSNDPRITRFGKFMRRTRLDELPQFYNVLIGEMSIVGPRPERQHFIDQILQRAPHYKHLLKVRPGITSWGQVKYGYAENVDQMTERLKFDIIYIENMSLALDFKILIYTVMIILQGRGK from the coding sequence ATGCGGGATAAAACTTTACAGATACTCAAACATATTGTTGCCGATTTGTTCACTGCGGGCGCAGCATGGACAGCATTTTATTTTTTCCGGAAAGTTTATATAGAAAGCGCAAAGTACCACCAGCATATTCCCATTGAGTTCGGAAAAAAATTTTATTTAGGGTTATTGATAATTCCTTTTTTCTGGTTTGCGTTGTATGCTTCCACAGGCGCTTACAAAGATGTTTATAGGAAATCACGCTTAAAGGAACTTGGGCAAACTCTTCTTATTTCTCTCATTGGTGTAATTGTAATTTTCTTTACATTAATTCTTGACGATGAAATTATAACTTATAAAACCTATTACGAATCTTTCCTGGCAATTTTTTCACTGCATTTTTTATTTACATTCTCTGTACGGTTTCTTCTTGTAAGCAACACCGTTCATAAAGTTCACAACCGGATTATTGGTTTCAATACGCTTTTAGTAGGAAGCAATGAAGAAGCATGGAAAATTTTTAACGAGATGGAAAGCCAGAAAAAATCTTCCGGAAATAAATTCATCGGGTTTGTAATGGTGGACGATAAAAACGGTTACTCTCATAAACTTCAGCAAAAAGTTTCTTGCCTTGGAAATATTAATAATATTCAATCTAGCATCCGGGAAAAAAATGTGGAAGAAGTAATCATTGCCATTGAATCATCGGAGCATGAGAGTTTGGGAAAAATCATCAGCGAACTGGAAGATACTTCCGCCAGCATAAAAATTATTCCCGACATGTACGATATTTTATCCGGGCAGGTGAAAATGGGCAACGTGCTCGGCACTCCTCTCATAGAAATCTCGAGAGAAATTATGCCCGTATGGCAGCAAACGCTCAAGCGCATGATTGATATTGTTGTTTCCGTTTTTGTGCTGGTTATTTTCAGCCCGGTATTCGCAGTGGTTTCTCTCATAGTAAAGTTCGGTTCTCCGGGAAAAATAATTTACAGCCACGAGCGAATCGGAAGGCACGGAGTTCCATTTATGATTCATAAATTCCGTTCAATGGTTGACAATGCGGAAGAAAACGGTCCGCAGCTTTCCAGCAGCAATGACCCGCGCATTACACGCTTCGGAAAATTTATGCGCAGAACCCGCCTCGATGAACTGCCGCAGTTTTACAATGTGCTGATTGGCGAAATGTCCATTGTCGGTCCGCGTCCTGAACGCCAGCATTTCATTGACCAGATTTTACAACGCGCTCCGCATTACAAACATTTGTTGAAAGTGCGCCCGGGCATCACTTCGTGGGGACAGGTGAAATACGGTTATGCGGAAAATGTTGACCAGATGACTGAGCGCCTTAAGTTCGACATTATCTATATTGAAAACATGTCGCTCGCGCTTGATTTCAAAATCCTGATTTATACTGTGATGATTATTCTGCAGGGAAGAGGAAAATAA
- a CDS encoding protein-L-isoaspartate(D-aspartate) O-methyltransferase, with protein MKDEPIHQGMRARLVKLLAEKGITDINLLNAIGKVPRHFFFNTTFIQHAYEDKAFPIAAGQTISQPYTVAVQTQLLEIKSGEKVLEIGTGSGYQTCVLLEMGAKVFTIERQKELFDKTKIILARMGYVPKMFYGDGYKGMEAFAPFDKVLVTAGAPYIPEPLKEQLKVGGRLVIPVGKGDMQKMVLIEKISASEYKETEHGYFRFVPMLTEKNK; from the coding sequence TTGAAAGATGAACCCATTCATCAGGGCATGCGCGCGCGGCTGGTAAAGTTGCTTGCTGAAAAAGGAATTACCGATATAAATCTTTTGAATGCAATCGGAAAAGTTCCGCGCCATTTTTTTTTCAACACTACTTTTATTCAACATGCTTACGAAGACAAAGCATTTCCCATTGCTGCGGGACAAACCATTTCGCAGCCCTACACGGTTGCTGTTCAAACGCAGTTGCTCGAAATAAAAAGCGGAGAAAAAGTTTTAGAGATTGGAACCGGCAGCGGTTATCAAACCTGTGTGCTGCTCGAAATGGGCGCAAAAGTTTTTACCATTGAGCGGCAGAAAGAATTGTTTGATAAAACAAAAATTATTCTTGCGCGAATGGGATACGTTCCGAAAATGTTTTACGGAGACGGCTACAAAGGAATGGAAGCATTCGCACCGTTTGATAAAGTTCTGGTAACGGCTGGCGCGCCTTATATTCCCGAACCGCTGAAAGAACAATTGAAAGTTGGAGGAAGATTGGTGATTCCTGTCGGGAAAGGTGATATGCAGAAAATGGTTTTGATTGAAAAAATATCGGCTTCGGAGTACAAAGAAACCGAGCACGGATATTTTCGTTTTGTACCGATGCTCACCGAGAAAAATAAATAG
- a CDS encoding endonuclease domain-containing protein, with translation MKATKENHNLYNTHVRENAHELRYTMTKAEACLWKYALRAKMMNGYTFNRQRAVLNYIADFMCKELRLVIEVDGYSHTLDEVIKKDEKKQTDLEKAGFTVVRFTDEEVLKGIENVKRAIEQTIERLEENK, from the coding sequence ATGAAAGCCACAAAAGAAAACCATAACCTATATAACACGCACGTGCGAGAAAACGCACATGAGTTGCGTTACACCATGACCAAAGCGGAAGCATGCTTATGGAAGTACGCTTTAAGAGCAAAAATGATGAATGGATATACATTTAACAGGCAACGTGCAGTATTAAATTACATTGCCGATTTCATGTGCAAAGAATTAAGATTGGTAATTGAAGTGGACGGATATTCACATACTTTGGATGAGGTGATTAAAAAAGATGAAAAGAAACAAACCGATTTAGAAAAAGCAGGATTTACAGTTGTTAGATTTACTGATGAAGAAGTATTGAAAGGAATTGAAAATGTAAAACGAGCGATTGAACAAACAATAGAAAGATTGGAGGAAAATAAATAA
- a CDS encoding N-6 DNA methylase, producing MTRDQAKATIEKLVERFREHRNDYHLADYNEAKTRQDFINPFFKALGWDVDNEEGHSEAYREVIYEDKVLVKGKAKAPDYGFRLSGSAKKRLFYVEAKKPSVSLKANKESAYQLRRYGSSAQAYVSILTNFEDFIVYDCSRVPNLHDSASVAKLKHIHFEKYLEEFDFIYDTFSHEAVTHGKFDKYVQSDTNKKGSQTLDKEFVQSLDEWRRYLAVSIAHNNRKLNDEEINFSVQQTIDRLIFLRFCEDRAVEPYGQLQKEVSKGNSYQNLFHLFKLADDKYNSGLFDFKKDVITPHLKVDNKVIKSIIEDLYYPLCRYEFSVMPVEVLGNAYEQFLGKVIRITPARSVRIEEKPEVRKAGGVYYTPQYIVEYIVKNTVGKLVDGKSPKEIEKIKIVDPACGSGSFLVGAFEYLLNHHINWYHNKGYATKKGKDNPFTPQGTLTTHEKKRILLNNIFGVDIDANAVEVTKLSLLLKCMEGETEASIKQQLSMFHERVLPDLDKNIKDGNSLIDTDIYDSEMALGFEKKIKPFSWKKGFQDVFKQGGFDVVIGNPPYVNLVSIEEEQRSYFQEKFKTCKNKSDLYSFFIEKSISLINEEKSKFGFIVPHTWLATESFELLRKLLIENKLIEEIVEMGFKVFDEAIVSTVIIICSHNNSSIKVRNRDFSERVKIPYKFLQNNNFSIDLEWSESKQKLYDKIGLGSEPLEKFISFSRGIKTSDDTRFILNDKKNKDCYKIFRGRNIKAYQLNWEKEWVWYRPDLMKEKVGCLPHSKEFFEVSEKLVTQRVNSSMQLLVTYDNHKNYFLDTVNVSRYDSWDKKHSLKYICGVLNSKLVTYWYCNKYKMPTIGLYELHSIPIKPIDFKNTAEKNTHDEIIKHVDLLLKLNEELQEEKLQTKIEQIKQRIEHSEEKINELVYELYDLKKDEIKIIEEAQNK from the coding sequence ATGACCAGAGACCAGGCGAAAGCCACCATAGAAAAGTTAGTTGAACGCTTCCGCGAACATCGGAACGATTACCATTTAGCCGATTATAACGAAGCAAAAACTCGTCAGGATTTCATCAACCCGTTTTTCAAAGCATTGGGTTGGGATGTAGATAATGAGGAAGGACACAGCGAAGCTTATCGCGAGGTGATCTATGAAGATAAGGTACTTGTTAAAGGAAAAGCGAAAGCGCCCGACTACGGATTTCGGCTTTCGGGAAGCGCGAAAAAAAGATTGTTTTATGTGGAAGCGAAAAAACCATCCGTTTCACTCAAGGCAAATAAAGAATCCGCCTATCAGTTGAGGCGTTATGGAAGCAGTGCGCAGGCGTATGTTTCCATTCTCACAAACTTCGAGGACTTTATTGTTTACGATTGTTCGCGCGTTCCAAATCTGCACGACAGCGCGAGCGTTGCGAAACTAAAGCACATTCACTTTGAAAAATATCTCGAAGAGTTTGATTTTATTTACGACACCTTTTCTCACGAAGCGGTTACGCATGGTAAGTTCGACAAGTATGTGCAAAGCGACACAAATAAAAAAGGAAGCCAAACGCTCGACAAAGAATTTGTTCAAAGTTTGGATGAGTGGCGCAGATACCTTGCCGTAAGTATTGCGCACAACAACCGAAAATTAAATGACGAAGAAATAAATTTTTCTGTTCAGCAGACGATTGACCGATTAATTTTCCTGCGCTTCTGCGAAGACCGCGCGGTAGAACCTTACGGACAGTTGCAGAAAGAAGTTTCAAAAGGAAATTCCTATCAAAATCTTTTTCATCTTTTCAAGTTAGCCGATGATAAATATAATTCAGGTCTTTTCGATTTCAAGAAAGATGTAATTACTCCTCACCTTAAGGTCGACAATAAAGTAATAAAATCAATAATTGAAGACCTTTATTATCCGCTCTGCCGATACGAATTTTCCGTAATGCCTGTTGAAGTTCTCGGAAACGCCTACGAGCAGTTCCTCGGAAAAGTAATTCGCATTACACCCGCGCGAAGTGTGCGCATTGAAGAAAAACCCGAAGTACGAAAAGCGGGCGGAGTTTATTACACGCCTCAATACATAGTTGAATACATTGTAAAAAACACTGTCGGAAAACTTGTTGACGGAAAATCCCCGAAAGAAATTGAGAAGATAAAAATTGTTGACCCCGCTTGCGGAAGCGGTTCTTTTCTTGTGGGCGCGTTTGAATATTTATTGAATCATCACATTAACTGGTATCACAATAAAGGTTACGCAACTAAAAAAGGAAAAGATAATCCCTTCACTCCGCAAGGCACATTAACCACCCACGAAAAAAAGCGCATACTGCTCAATAATATTTTCGGAGTTGATATTGACGCCAACGCGGTGGAAGTAACCAAACTCAGTTTGCTTCTCAAATGTATGGAAGGTGAAACCGAAGCCAGCATTAAACAGCAGCTTAGTATGTTTCACGAGCGGGTTCTCCCCGATCTCGATAAAAATATTAAAGACGGAAACAGTTTAATTGATACGGATATTTACGATAGTGAAATGGCTTTAGGTTTTGAGAAAAAAATTAAACCTTTCAGTTGGAAGAAAGGATTTCAGGATGTGTTTAAACAAGGAGGGTTTGATGTGGTGATTGGAAATCCGCCTTATGTTAATTTAGTATCTATTGAAGAGGAGCAACGGAGTTACTTTCAAGAAAAATTTAAAACCTGTAAGAATAAGAGCGATTTATATTCCTTCTTCATTGAAAAATCAATTTCTTTAATCAACGAAGAAAAATCTAAGTTTGGATTTATTGTTCCTCATACTTGGCTTGCTACTGAAAGTTTTGAATTGCTACGCAAATTATTGATTGAAAACAAACTAATTGAAGAAATTGTTGAAATGGGATTCAAAGTATTTGACGAAGCAATAGTCAGTACAGTTATAATTATTTGCTCTCATAATAATTCTTCTATCAAGGTTAGAAATCGTGATTTTTCTGAAAGAGTAAAAATTCCCTATAAGTTTCTTCAAAATAATAATTTCAGTATTGACCTTGAGTGGAGCGAAAGCAAACAAAAACTTTATGATAAAATTGGATTGGGTTCTGAGCCACTTGAAAAATTTATTTCATTTTCAAGAGGGATAAAGACAAGTGATGATACTCGTTTTATTCTTAATGACAAAAAAAATAAAGATTGCTATAAAATATTCAGAGGTAGAAATATCAAAGCATATCAATTAAATTGGGAAAAGGAATGGGTATGGTATCGTCCTGATTTAATGAAAGAAAAAGTTGGTTGCCTTCCGCATTCAAAAGAATTCTTTGAAGTATCTGAAAAATTAGTAACTCAAAGAGTGAATAGTTCTATGCAATTGCTGGTTACATACGATAATCATAAAAATTATTTTTTAGATACAGTTAATGTTTCTCGCTACGATTCATGGGACAAGAAACATTCATTAAAATATATCTGCGGTGTATTAAACTCAAAATTGGTTACGTATTGGTATTGCAATAAATATAAAATGCCTACTATCGGCTTATACGAATTACATTCAATCCCAATAAAGCCAATTGATTTTAAAAATACTGCCGAGAAAAATACACACGATGAAATTATAAAACACGTTGACTTACTTCTGAAACTTAATGAAGAATTACAAGAAGAAAAACTTCAAACAAAAATCGAACAGATAAAACAACGAATAGAACACAGCGAAGAAAAAATTAATGAATTGGTTTATGAGTTATACGATTTAAAGAAAGATGAAATAAAAATAATAGAAGAAGCACAAAATAAATGA
- a CDS encoding glycosyltransferase, protein MKLAYLSTFYPFRGGIAQFNASLYRAFEKNNSVKAFTFTRQYPDFLFPGETQMVTEKDKADKIPSERILDSINPLSYFTAAKKINSFAPDVMLMKYWLSYMAPSLGTVAKKVKKNAKVITILDNVIPHEKKIFDAAFTKYFLKQNHGFVVMSDAVKNDLLKLLPGAKYIFHPHPLYNHFGNKVDATEAKRKLNISENKKVILFFGFIRDYKGLDLLIEAMTKLNDEYILVIAGEVYGPFEKYEKQIESLNSKNEIALHVRYISDEEVPLFFSSADVCVLPYKSATQSGITSIAYHFDLPLIATDTGGLKESIHHNKTGIIVDSPDSTLIADAIKKYFSENLKEKFREEIKLLKNNLSWDSLANAIIDFSKSL, encoded by the coding sequence TTGAAACTCGCTTACCTTTCCACTTTCTACCCTTTCCGTGGCGGCATTGCGCAGTTCAATGCTTCGTTGTATCGCGCGTTTGAAAAAAACAATTCTGTAAAAGCATTCACGTTCACGCGGCAGTATCCCGATTTTCTTTTTCCCGGAGAAACACAAATGGTAACAGAAAAAGATAAGGCGGATAAAATTCCTTCTGAAAGAATTTTAGACAGCATCAATCCTCTCTCTTATTTTACCGCTGCAAAAAAAATAAATTCATTCGCGCCTGATGTTATGCTGATGAAATACTGGCTCAGTTACATGGCGCCTTCGCTCGGCACGGTTGCAAAAAAAGTGAAGAAGAATGCAAAAGTGATTACAATTCTTGATAACGTAATTCCACACGAAAAAAAAATCTTTGACGCTGCCTTTACAAAATATTTCCTGAAACAAAACCACGGCTTCGTGGTGATGAGCGATGCAGTGAAAAATGATTTACTGAAACTTTTGCCCGGTGCAAAATATATTTTTCATCCTCATCCTTTGTACAATCATTTTGGAAATAAAGTGGATGCTACAGAGGCAAAAAGAAAACTCAACATTTCGGAAAATAAAAAAGTTATTTTATTCTTCGGCTTCATCCGCGATTATAAAGGACTGGATTTGCTGATTGAAGCCATGACCAAATTAAACGATGAATATATTTTAGTGATTGCCGGAGAGGTTTACGGCCCTTTTGAAAAATATGAAAAGCAAATTGAAAGTTTGAATAGTAAAAATGAAATTGCGCTGCATGTCCGCTACATCAGCGATGAAGAAGTGCCTTTGTTTTTTTCTTCGGCAGATGTTTGCGTGCTGCCATACAAGTCGGCAACGCAGAGCGGAATAACGTCCATTGCCTATCATTTCGATTTGCCGCTGATTGCGACTGATACCGGAGGATTAAAGGAAAGCATCCATCACAACAAAACCGGAATCATCGTTGATTCTCCCGATTCAACTTTAATTGCCGATGCAATCAAAAAATATTTTTCAGAAAACCTGAAAGAAAAATTCCGGGAAGAAATAAAATTGCTTAAGAATAATTTATCGTGGGATTCGCTGGCAAACGCAATAATTGATTTCAGCAAAAGTTTATAA
- a CDS encoding T9SS type A sorting domain-containing protein — protein sequence MKKFTLSLFVFSIFHLTSYMCHAVNWLVGPAKTYTMPSQVSTLVASGDTVSIDAATYTGDVCKWTANNLLIRGVNGMATLDANNTSYGQKGIFVIDGNNCTVEYIEFLHCHDVVGNSKNWAGIRFEASGITIRNCYFHDNDDGILDNGVSTSPILIEFTEFAHNGYGDGYSHNLYINHSDTLIFRYNYSHLASIGHELKSRASVNYILYNRFSNEATGDASREMDLPNGGMAIVMGNIIEQGPNSTNSGIIEYGLEGLTNPAPNNFYFINNTVVNDKSNGTFITLQTGMDLYKAYNNIFAGPGTLLSGSATTIDTMKNWVVTTIANCGFVNASNYDYHLTAGSGAINAGANAGTASNGYNLTPALEYSHPANNIPRNISGVIDVGAHEYVSANGILENTSDFNFSFFISNKTLNLFYDSEKNASAKIIDLNGRNLKEEKISRGKSEIDISKFESGIYILEIISGEQRKTGIFFLQ from the coding sequence ATGAAAAAATTTACTCTTTCGCTTTTTGTTTTTTCCATCTTCCATCTGACCTCTTACATGTGCCATGCAGTCAATTGGCTCGTTGGTCCTGCAAAAACTTATACAATGCCGAGCCAGGTTTCAACGCTTGTTGCGAGTGGAGATACTGTTTCAATTGACGCTGCGACTTACACAGGCGATGTCTGCAAATGGACAGCAAATAATTTACTTATCCGCGGAGTGAATGGAATGGCAACGCTTGATGCGAACAATACTTCTTACGGGCAGAAAGGAATTTTTGTGATTGACGGAAACAATTGTACGGTTGAGTATATTGAATTCCTCCACTGCCACGATGTGGTTGGAAACAGCAAAAACTGGGCGGGCATTCGCTTTGAAGCATCGGGCATTACCATTCGTAACTGTTATTTTCACGACAATGATGATGGCATTTTAGACAACGGTGTTAGCACTTCTCCAATTTTAATTGAGTTCACAGAGTTTGCGCACAATGGATATGGCGATGGCTATTCGCACAATCTTTACATCAATCACAGCGACACGTTGATTTTTCGTTACAACTATTCTCATCTTGCTTCCATAGGGCATGAATTGAAATCACGCGCTAGTGTAAATTATATTTTGTATAACCGTTTCAGCAATGAAGCAACAGGCGATGCCAGCCGCGAAATGGATTTACCCAACGGAGGCATGGCAATCGTGATGGGAAATATTATTGAGCAGGGACCCAACTCCACCAACTCAGGCATTATTGAATACGGATTGGAAGGTTTAACAAACCCCGCTCCCAATAATTTTTATTTCATCAATAATACGGTGGTGAATGATAAAAGCAACGGAACTTTTATTACGCTTCAAACGGGAATGGATTTGTACAAAGCATACAATAATATTTTTGCCGGACCCGGAACGTTATTAAGCGGCTCAGCAACCACCATTGACACTATGAAAAACTGGGTTGTAACAACTATTGCGAACTGCGGATTTGTAAACGCTTCAAATTACGATTATCATCTCACTGCAGGTTCTGGAGCGATTAATGCAGGAGCAAATGCCGGAACTGCAAGCAACGGTTACAACTTGACTCCAGCGCTTGAGTATTCTCATCCTGCGAATAATATTCCAAGAAATATTTCAGGTGTGATTGATGTTGGTGCGCACGAGTATGTTTCGGCAAATGGAATTTTAGAAAACACATCTGATTTTAATTTCAGTTTTTTTATTTCGAATAAAACATTAAATCTCTTTTATGATTCAGAAAAAAATGCTTCAGCAAAAATTATTGACTTGAATGGAAGAAACCTGAAAGAAGAAAAAATATCTAGAGGAAAATCCGAAATAGACATTTCAAAATTTGAATCCGGAATTTATATTCTGGAAATTATTTCGGGAGAGCAGAGAAAGACAGGAATATTTTTTCTGCAGTAA
- a CDS encoding Gfo/Idh/MocA family oxidoreductase translates to MIKIGLFGVGHLGKIHLKLLREIPQFQVAGFFDVDKQKSQQVQQEYNITAFNSEEELISNCDAIDIVTPTISHYEIATKALKKFKHIFIEKPLANTLEEAKQIASLSKEVKVKAQVGHVERFNPAFLSVQKYFDNPMFIETHRLAQFNPRGTDVSVVLDLMIHDIDIVLSVIKSNIKKINASGVAVVSDTPDICNARIEFENGAVANITASRISMKNMRKSRFFQRDAYISVDFLEKKTEVIRMKSISKEPDDPFAITIDLAGKGMKQIFFDNPKVEETNAIKMELESFADSILNNKPTAVSAEDGYRALEVGYKIMEKAMLTTVSTN, encoded by the coding sequence ATGATTAAGATTGGATTGTTCGGAGTTGGGCATCTCGGGAAAATTCATTTGAAACTTCTCAGGGAGATTCCGCAGTTTCAAGTTGCAGGTTTCTTTGACGTTGATAAACAAAAGTCACAGCAGGTTCAACAGGAATATAATATCACTGCATTTAATTCGGAAGAGGAATTGATTTCAAACTGCGATGCGATTGATATTGTAACTCCCACCATTTCTCACTATGAAATTGCAACAAAGGCGCTGAAAAAATTCAAACATATTTTTATTGAGAAGCCGCTTGCAAATACGCTGGAAGAAGCAAAACAAATTGCTTCTCTTTCAAAAGAAGTAAAAGTGAAAGCGCAAGTCGGGCATGTGGAGCGTTTCAACCCGGCTTTTCTTTCGGTGCAAAAATATTTTGATAACCCTATGTTTATTGAAACGCATCGTCTTGCTCAATTCAATCCGCGCGGCACCGATGTTTCGGTTGTGCTGGATTTAATGATTCACGACATAGATATTGTGCTGAGCGTAATTAAATCGAACATAAAAAAAATTAATGCGAGCGGGGTGGCAGTGGTGAGCGATACGCCCGATATCTGCAACGCCCGAATTGAATTTGAAAATGGCGCAGTGGCAAACATAACTGCCAGCAGAATTTCCATGAAGAACATGCGCAAGAGCCGGTTTTTTCAGCGCGATGCCTACATCTCTGTGGATTTTTTAGAAAAGAAAACAGAAGTCATCCGCATGAAATCAATTTCCAAAGAACCCGATGACCCGTTTGCCATTACGATTGACTTAGCCGGAAAAGGAATGAAACAAATTTTTTTCGACAATCCAAAAGTGGAAGAAACCAATGCAATAAAAATGGAACTTGAATCGTTTGCTGATTCTATTCTTAACAACAAACCAACTGCCGTCAGCGCAGAAGACGGTTATCGCGCGCTTGAAGTCGGATATAAAATAATGGAGAAAGCAATGCTTACTACTGTTTCCACAAATTAA
- a CDS encoding glycosyltransferase family 2 protein, which translates to MNLSIVIPLLNEEESLQELSDWIARVCSANNFSYELIYVDDGSSDNSWKKIQEIATKNNNVKGIRLQRNYGKSAALQLGFEAALGDVVITMDADLQDSPDEIPGLYNMISKDGFDLISGWKQKRFDPFTKTIPTKLFNFATRKMSGIHLHDFNCGLKAYRATVVKSIEVFGEMHRYIPVIAKKAGFGNIGEKVVQHQKRKYGKTKFGMERFINGFLDLLTISFISKFGKRPMHFFGLWGTIIFFIGFGIAVYLAAAKIIFAEYKMTERPLFYFGLLAMILGTILFVGGFLGELVSRNSPVRNTYLIEKKIGI; encoded by the coding sequence ATGAATCTCTCCATCGTCATCCCTCTTCTGAACGAAGAAGAATCGCTGCAGGAACTTTCTGATTGGATTGCGCGCGTGTGTTCAGCGAATAATTTTTCTTACGAACTAATTTATGTGGACGATGGAAGTTCGGATAACTCATGGAAAAAGATTCAGGAGATTGCTACGAAGAATAATAATGTAAAAGGAATCCGCCTTCAGCGCAACTACGGAAAATCTGCCGCGCTGCAACTGGGCTTTGAAGCCGCGCTGGGCGATGTGGTCATTACCATGGATGCCGACTTGCAGGATTCTCCCGATGAAATTCCCGGTTTATACAACATGATTTCGAAAGACGGATTCGATTTGATTTCCGGCTGGAAGCAAAAACGCTTTGACCCCTTTACCAAAACAATTCCCACCAAACTTTTCAACTTTGCTACCCGGAAAATGTCGGGCATTCACCTGCACGATTTCAATTGCGGGTTGAAAGCATACCGCGCAACTGTGGTGAAAAGCATTGAAGTGTTCGGAGAAATGCATCGCTACATTCCGGTGATTGCAAAGAAAGCCGGCTTCGGAAACATAGGGGAAAAGGTTGTGCAGCATCAGAAACGGAAATACGGAAAAACAAAATTCGGAATGGAGCGTTTCATCAACGGCTTTCTTGATTTGCTCACCATCAGTTTCATTTCCAAATTCGGAAAACGCCCCATGCACTTTTTCGGCTTGTGGGGAACAATTATTTTTTTTATCGGGTTTGGAATTGCCGTTTATCTCGCGGCAGCGAAAATTATTTTTGCCGAATATAAAATGACCGAGCGCCCGCTGTTTTATTTCGGTTTGCTTGCCATGATTCTCGGAACCATTTTATTTGTGGGCGGGTTTTTAGGCGAACTCGTTTCGCGAAATTCTCCTGTGAGAAATACATATCTCATCGAAAAAAAGATTGGAATTTGA
- a CDS encoding glycosyltransferase family 9 protein encodes MEIKFDCLHFKGEIPCLPNKLRNKVCPSCDEYEKIQTRILIIKLGAIGDVMRSTPLLHRFKKDFPSPHITWITHTPEILPRNYVNDNYKFDFASVYKIENTEYDIAINLDKDKEACMLLKNVKAKRKFGFTWEDNHVAPATPQAEHKLITGVFDNISKENTKNYLEEIFEICGMKFNGENYLLNFDSKLADKFQYIKEKAKGKKIIGLNTGCGKRWQTRLWPEEYWLELIKKLQAENYFPLLLGGPDEDEMNKKYSASTAAFYPGTFSLQEFIALTSVCDAVLTAVSMMMHIAIGLKKPLVLFNNIFNRHEFYLYNNGVIIEPASGCDDFYGSKCSRERHCMKDIPVETVFTAIKKFV; translated from the coding sequence ATGGAAATAAAATTCGACTGCCTTCATTTCAAAGGAGAAATTCCCTGCCTGCCGAACAAACTGCGCAACAAAGTTTGTCCCTCTTGCGATGAATACGAAAAAATTCAGACACGGATCCTGATTATAAAATTGGGCGCAATCGGAGACGTGATGCGCTCCACTCCCCTGCTCCATCGTTTCAAAAAAGATTTTCCTTCTCCGCACATCACATGGATTACGCACACGCCTGAAATTCTTCCGCGCAATTATGTAAATGATAATTATAAATTTGATTTTGCTTCCGTTTATAAAATTGAAAATACGGAATACGATATTGCAATCAACCTTGACAAAGACAAAGAAGCGTGCATGTTGCTGAAAAATGTGAAGGCAAAAAGAAAATTTGGTTTCACATGGGAAGACAATCATGTTGCGCCTGCCACTCCTCAGGCGGAGCATAAATTAATTACCGGTGTCTTTGACAACATTTCAAAAGAGAATACGAAAAATTATCTCGAAGAGATTTTTGAAATCTGCGGCATGAAGTTCAACGGAGAAAATTATCTTCTGAATTTCGATTCCAAACTTGCAGATAAATTTCAGTATATAAAAGAAAAAGCAAAAGGAAAAAAAATAATCGGCTTGAACACCGGATGCGGCAAGCGCTGGCAAACGCGTTTATGGCCCGAAGAATACTGGCTCGAACTGATTAAAAAACTTCAGGCGGAAAATTATTTTCCTCTTTTACTAGGCGGACCCGATGAAGACGAAATGAATAAAAAATATTCTGCATCCACCGCTGCATTTTATCCCGGAACTTTTTCATTGCAGGAATTCATTGCGCTCACTTCTGTTTGCGATGCGGTGCTCACAGCCGTTTCCATGATGATGCACATTGCCATCGGGCTGAAAAAACCGCTTGTGCTCTTCAATAATATTTTTAACAGGCACGAGTTCTACCTTTATAATAACGGAGTAATCATTGAACCCGCTTCCGGCTGCGATGATTTTTACGGCAGCAAATGTTCGCGCGAACGGCACTGCATGAAAGATATTCCGGTGGAAACAGTTTTTACTGCCATCAAGAAGTTTGTCTAA